A stretch of Henckelia pumila isolate YLH828 chromosome 4, ASM3356847v2, whole genome shotgun sequence DNA encodes these proteins:
- the LOC140862105 gene encoding uncharacterized protein, with protein MGQRSQVGGTLPPPGMDDQEKEEMWKKIRMLRQQLGSKGSDLKKESPFALAILEEELPDSYKKPSVGEYDGSTDPEEHMGRFENAALLHQYSDGIKCRVFLSTLVKSTQQWFNMLKPGSIRSFEDFRVAFMHKFSSSKKYQKNYLSLFVMKQHDQETLREFIQRFNGAALEVPTATPDIVISAFTQGLKVGEFFKSLVKKPPSSYDDILARAKKYVNLEDAQRYRRTEYKPGGSTVEEADKGGR; from the coding sequence ATGGGTCAGCGGAGTCAGGTGGGGGGAACCCTACCCCCTCCGGGCATGGATGACCAAGAGAAGGAGGAAATGTGGAAGAAGATAAGGATGTTGAGACAACAACTTGGGAGCAAGGGTTCAGATCTTAAGAAAGAAAGTCCATTTGCCCTTGCGATTTTGGAGGAAGAACTTCCAGATAGTTACAAGAAGCCAAGCGTGGGAGAATATGATGGAAGTACGGACCCGGAGGAACATATGGGAAGGTTTGAGAACGCTGCCCTATTGCACCAATACTCTGATGGTATAAAGTGTCGAGTATTCTTGAGCACGCTGGTAAAGTCCACCCAGCAATGGTTCAACATGTTGAAGCCTGGGTCCATAAGGTCTTTTGAGGATTTTCGTGTGGCCTTTATGCATAAGTTTTCTAGTAGCAAAAAGTACCAAAAGAACTATTTGAGTTTATTTGTGATGAAGCAACATGATCAGGAAACTTTAAGGGAATTTATCCAACGCTTTAATGGGGCAGCTTTGGAAGTGCCGACCGCTACTCCTGATATAGTGATCAGCGCCTTTACCCAAGGGTTGAAGGTAGGTGAATTCTTCAAGTCTCTAGTTAAGAAGCCTCCATCAAGTTACGATGATATTTTGGCACGAGCGAAAAAGTATGTGAATTTAGAGGATGCTCAAAGATACAGGAGGACTGAATATAAGCCAGGGGGTAGTACCGTGGAAGAGGCGGATAAGGGAGGTAGATAA